A window from Mangifera indica cultivar Alphonso chromosome 2, CATAS_Mindica_2.1, whole genome shotgun sequence encodes these proteins:
- the LOC123209591 gene encoding sorting nexin 2A-like: MMGSDNQGFVEAHLFASREEMENLILHDDSTTTNKSYSDYRSATSLSPPILATPADYDPLLSPPLYPNAPDYNYHNHHSSYIEPPSYADVIFTPFDQNSNNNNTDNQINGIESTNEFPDSPNSPSSSSDYIRITVSNPQKEQETSNSLVPGGNTFVTYLITTRTNIPEFNGSEFSVRRRFRDIVTLSDRLAESYRGFFIPPRPDKSVVESQVMQKQEFVEQRRVALEKYLRRLAAHPVIRKSDEFKLFLQVQGKLPLPTSTDVASRMLDGAVKLPKQLFGESTAVVAPHEVVQPAKGGRDLLRLFKELKQSVANDWGGSKPPVAEEDKEFLENKERMNDLEQQLSNASQQAETLVKAQQDMGETMGELGLAFIKLTKFENEEAMYNSQRLRATDMKNFATAAVKASRFYRELNAQTVKHLDTLHEYLGLMLAVHSAFSDRSSALLTVQTLFSELSALQLRAEKLEAASSKIFGGDKSRIRKLEELKETIRVTEDAKSVAINEYERIKEHNRIELERLDRERHADFLNMLKGFVVNQVGYAEKISNVWAKVAEETSGYTNDGT, translated from the exons ATGATGGGCTCTGACAACCAGGGCTTCGTGGAAGCCCATCTTTTCGCCTCACgagaagaaatggaaaatctTATCCTCCACGACGActccaccaccaccaacaaATCCTACTCAGATTACCGTAGCGCAACGTCATTAAGCCCGCCGATCCTCGCGACTCCCGCCGATTACGATCCCTTACTCTCACCTCCACTGTACCCTAACGCACCGGACTATAACTATCACAATCATCACTCCTCTTACATCGAGCCTCCGTCTTACGCTGACGTCATCTTTACTCCCTTTGATCAaaacagcaacaacaacaacactgACAACCAGATCAACGGCATCGAAAGCACCAATGAATTCCCTGATTCTCCTAACTCACCTTCAAGTAGCTCCGATTACATAAGAATCACAGTGTCAAACCCGCAGAAGGAACAGGAGACGTCCAATTCGCTGGTGCCTGGTGGTAACACTTTCGTTACTTATTTAATTACCACACGAACTAACATACCGGAATTTAATGGATCTGAGTTCAGTGTACGGAGACGGTTTCGTGATATCGTTACGTTATCTGATCGGTTAGCCGAGTCGTATAGAGGGTTTTTTATCCCTCCCAGGCCTGATAAAAGTGTTGTGGAGTCTCAAGTGATGCAAAAACAGGAATTTGTTGAGCAAAGGCGAGTGGCATTGGAGAAGTATTTGAGGAGACTTGCAGCACATCCTGTCATAAGAAAGAGCGATGAATTCAAACTGTTTTTGCAGGTGCAGGGGAAATTACCGTTGCCTACCAGTACTGATGTGGCATCAAGGATGCTGGATGGGGCGGTGAAGCTGCCTAAGCAATTGTTTGGAGAGAGCACGGCTGTTGTGGCACCTCATGAGGTGGTTCAGCCCGCGAAAGGTGGAAGGGATTTATTGAGGTTGTTCAAGGAGTTGAAGCAGTCAGTTGCTAATGATTGGGGTGGGTCGAAGCCCCCTGTGGCTGAGGAAGATAAAGAATTTCTGGAGAATAAGGAAAGGATGAATGATCTTGAACAACAACTCAGCAATGCTTCTCAGCAA GCTGAAACACTCGTAAAGGCTCAGCAAGATATGGGAGAAACAATGGGAGAACTGGGATTGGCATTCATTAAgctaacaaaatttgaaaatgaggaGGCAATGTACAACTCTCAAAGATTACGGGCCACTGACATGAAAAATTTTGCAACTGCTGCTGTTAAGGCCAGTAGGTTCTATCGTGAATTGAATGCACAGACTGTCAAGCATTTG GATACCCTCCATGAATATCTCGGGCTTATGTTAGCTGTCCACAGTGCATTCTCAGACCGCTCAAGTGCTCTCTTGACGGTGCAGACTCTCTTCTCAGAACTGTCCGCATTGCAATTGAGGGCTGAGAAGCTTGAGGCTGCCTCATCAAAAATATTTGGTGGTGACAAGTCACGTATTCGCAAGTTAGAAGAGCTTAAAGAAACTATAAGAGTTACTGAGGATGCTAAAAGTGTTGCAATCAATGAATATGAGCGAATCAAG GAGCATAACAGGATTGAACTTGAAAGGCTTGACAGAGAAAGGCACGCTGACTTCTTGAACATGCTGAAGGGGTTTGTAGTAAATCAG GTGGGATACGCAGAGAAAATCAGTAATGTATGGGCAAAGGTGGCAGAAGAGACAAGTGGATACACAAACGATGGCACTTAA